One window of Paludibacter propionicigenes WB4 genomic DNA carries:
- the rpsO gene encoding 30S ribosomal protein S15, whose translation MYLTSEIKKEIFAKHGKSNTDTGSTEGQIALFSYRINHLTGHLKSNKKDYSTERALVILVGKRRRLLNYLKDNDINRYRAIIKELGIRK comes from the coding sequence ATGTATTTAACTTCTGAGATTAAAAAAGAAATCTTCGCTAAGCACGGAAAGTCTAACACTGATACTGGCTCAACTGAAGGTCAGATAGCATTGTTTTCATACCGTATTAACCATTTGACAGGTCACTTAAAGTCAAATAAAAAAGATTATAGTACAGAACGCGCTCTTGTAATTTTGGTAGGTAAACGTCGTCGTCTTCTCAATTATTTGAAAGATAACGATATCAATCGTTACCGTGCAATTATCAAAGAGTTGGGTATCAGAAAGTAA
- a CDS encoding 3-deoxy-D-manno-octulosonic acid transferase, translated as MGLIYNIGIYFYGAFIFLASLFNKKARMLRKGQQQAFAQLKTQIEPNARYVWFHAASLGEFEQGRPVMEQLKRDKPETKILLTFFSPSGYEVRKNYAVADIVSYLPLDVPGNAWRFVNLVKPSKAIFVKYEFWPNYLLALQAENIPVISISAIFRPEQVFFKNYGKWYKKLLLTFQHIFVQDKFSKELLQAHGINNVAVAGDTRFDRVYDLYRQAKQLPLIEEFVKGAEKVIIAGSTWPKDEELLVQYLRLHPDVKLIIAPHEVHASHITEISKLLDGKFVRYSDANADNVKATNCLVIDIIGILSSVYRYGHVAYIGGGFGVGIHNTLEAAVYGIPVVFGTNYQKFREARELIAIGGAFSISNYVTLEAQFDLLLKDSSAGKIAGEYVKSNTGATEMILKQLKQ; from the coding sequence ATGGGCTTGATTTACAATATAGGTATTTATTTTTATGGTGCTTTCATTTTTCTGGCTTCGCTCTTTAATAAAAAAGCCCGTATGCTTAGAAAAGGACAGCAGCAGGCTTTTGCACAATTAAAAACGCAGATTGAGCCCAATGCACGCTACGTGTGGTTTCATGCTGCATCGCTGGGAGAGTTTGAGCAGGGTCGTCCGGTTATGGAGCAGTTAAAAAGAGATAAGCCGGAAACGAAGATATTACTTACATTTTTTTCTCCTTCGGGTTATGAAGTTCGGAAAAATTATGCTGTAGCTGATATTGTTTCGTATTTGCCATTGGATGTGCCCGGAAATGCATGGCGTTTTGTGAATCTGGTAAAGCCATCGAAAGCCATTTTTGTTAAATATGAATTTTGGCCAAATTATTTGTTGGCGCTGCAAGCTGAGAATATTCCGGTAATTAGTATTTCCGCTATTTTTCGTCCGGAACAAGTATTCTTTAAAAATTATGGCAAGTGGTATAAAAAATTACTGCTGACATTTCAACATATCTTTGTTCAGGACAAGTTTTCGAAGGAGTTATTGCAAGCACATGGAATCAATAATGTTGCGGTGGCCGGCGATACCCGTTTCGACCGCGTCTACGATTTATACCGGCAGGCAAAGCAACTTCCGCTGATAGAAGAGTTTGTAAAAGGTGCTGAAAAGGTAATAATTGCAGGTAGTACCTGGCCAAAGGATGAGGAATTGCTGGTGCAATACCTGCGGTTACATCCCGATGTGAAACTGATAATAGCACCTCACGAAGTTCACGCTTCGCATATTACTGAAATCTCTAAATTACTTGATGGTAAATTTGTGCGGTATTCTGATGCAAATGCAGATAACGTAAAAGCAACAAATTGTCTGGTTATAGACATTATCGGAATTTTGTCTTCTGTATACCGCTACGGACATGTAGCTTACATTGGTGGCGGTTTCGGGGTAGGAATTCACAATACTTTGGAGGCTGCTGTGTATGGAATTCCGGTTGTGTTCGGTACAAATTACCAAAAATTCAGAGAGGCGCGAGAATTGATTGCCATTGGAGGTGCTTTTTCTATTTCGAATTATGTGACTCTCGAAGCACAATTTGATTTGCTGTTGAAAGATAGCAGCGCCGGAAAAATAGCCGGAGAATATGTAAAGAGCAATACCGGAGCAACGGAAATGATATTAAAACAATTGAAACAATAA
- the hisS gene encoding histidine--tRNA ligase: MQKPSIPKGTRDFTPQEMANRNYIFNTIKDVFRLYGFQQIETPAMENLSTLMGKYGEEGDKLLFKILNSGDYMNGLADDELLGRNSIKLTNKISEKGLRYDLTVPFARFVVQHQNEISFPFKRYQIQPVWRADRPQKGRYREFYQCDVDVVGSDSLLNELELIQIVDEVYRRLKINVVIKINNRKILSGIAEIIGEAEKITDITVAIDKMDKIGLEKVNEEIASKGISDEAIAKLQPILKLSGTNAEKLNQLKTVLADSEVGLKGVSELETIFGLCEAMKVQTTIELDLTLARGLNYYTGAIFEVKALDVEMGSITGGGRYDNLTGVFGMEGVSGVGISFGADRIYDVLNQLNLYPETSQEQTRILFVSFGEKELMYCLPWLSALRNKGVNAEIYPEPAKMKKQMSYADNKRIPFVAIVGETEMKENKVMLKNMKTGEQSLASLEELVELV; the protein is encoded by the coding sequence ATGCAGAAACCTTCTATCCCCAAGGGAACCCGCGATTTTACGCCGCAGGAAATGGCAAATCGTAATTATATATTTAATACCATCAAGGATGTATTTCGTCTGTATGGTTTTCAGCAAATAGAAACTCCTGCCATGGAAAACCTGTCTACTTTGATGGGAAAATATGGCGAAGAAGGTGATAAGTTACTTTTCAAGATTTTGAATTCTGGTGATTATATGAATGGCCTTGCCGATGATGAATTGCTTGGCAGAAACAGCATTAAACTCACCAATAAAATTTCAGAGAAAGGCTTGCGTTATGATTTGACGGTGCCTTTTGCCCGTTTTGTGGTGCAGCATCAGAATGAGATTTCTTTTCCTTTCAAGCGTTATCAGATTCAACCGGTATGGCGTGCCGACCGTCCGCAGAAAGGTCGTTACCGTGAGTTTTATCAGTGCGATGTGGATGTGGTGGGAAGCGATTCGTTGCTCAATGAACTGGAGCTGATCCAGATAGTAGACGAAGTGTATCGTCGCCTGAAAATCAATGTGGTGATAAAAATAAACAACCGCAAAATTCTTTCCGGGATTGCCGAAATTATTGGCGAAGCCGAAAAGATTACCGATATAACCGTAGCCATCGATAAGATGGATAAAATCGGATTGGAAAAAGTAAACGAGGAAATTGCGTCAAAAGGGATTTCTGATGAAGCTATTGCCAAGTTGCAACCTATTTTGAAGCTGAGCGGAACCAATGCCGAAAAGCTAAACCAGTTGAAAACAGTGTTGGCCGATTCGGAAGTGGGTTTGAAAGGTGTGTCGGAACTTGAAACTATTTTCGGACTTTGCGAAGCCATGAAAGTGCAAACGACTATTGAGCTGGACTTGACTTTGGCACGCGGACTGAACTACTACACCGGAGCAATATTTGAAGTAAAAGCGTTGGATGTAGAGATGGGCAGCATTACCGGTGGTGGACGTTACGATAACCTGACGGGCGTGTTCGGTATGGAAGGCGTTTCGGGTGTGGGTATCTCGTTTGGCGCCGACCGCATCTACGATGTGCTCAATCAGTTGAACTTATACCCTGAAACGTCGCAGGAGCAAACTAGGATTCTTTTTGTCAGCTTTGGCGAAAAGGAACTTATGTATTGTTTGCCGTGGTTGAGTGCATTGCGAAACAAAGGAGTCAATGCCGAGATTTATCCCGAACCGGCTAAAATGAAAAAGCAAATGAGCTATGCTGACAATAAGCGAATTCCGTTTGTAGCCATCGTAGGCGAAACGGAAATGAAGGAAAACAAAGTGATGTTGAAAAATATGAAGACAGGCGAGCAAAGTCTGGCATCGCTGGAAGAGCTTGTTGAGCTTGTTTGA
- a CDS encoding DUF456 domain-containing protein, with protein MDYFLIVVAGLFLIGGLIGCLVPKMPGTPLCYLGIMILNFSSIAEYSVHFFIRWGLVIIAVQGLNYFIPHWGKRQFGGSRRGVWGSLIGMLAGIYFGPWGIVTGAILGALIGELIAGKESNRAIHEAISSFSFFILGTISQLIVAGILIDHYLFNLLTII; from the coding sequence ATGGATTATTTTCTTATCGTTGTTGCAGGACTATTTCTTATCGGCGGATTAATCGGCTGTCTGGTACCCAAAATGCCCGGCACTCCGCTCTGTTATCTGGGAATAATGATACTCAATTTCAGCTCTATTGCCGAATACTCCGTTCACTTTTTTATTCGCTGGGGATTAGTAATAATTGCCGTTCAGGGATTAAATTACTTCATCCCACATTGGGGTAAGAGACAGTTTGGAGGCAGCAGAAGAGGCGTTTGGGGAAGTCTGATTGGGATGCTGGCAGGCATTTATTTCGGTCCCTGGGGCATTGTCACCGGAGCAATTCTCGGCGCTCTGATTGGTGAACTCATTGCAGGCAAGGAAAGCAACCGGGCTATTCACGAAGCCATAAGCTCATTCTCCTTTTTTATTCTTGGCACCATTTCTCAGCTCATTGTAGCAGGTATCTTAATCGATCATTATCTGTTCAATTTATTGACTATAATCTAA
- a CDS encoding DUF6051 family protein — MNYSQRQIELSAQFQLGIDTHLSESNIDIRFCSFTSNKFGSLIDPELISTEDKHIRENMSFSYPVFMRKGSAPANKAILLLHGLNERNWSKYLTWAEYLCTTTGKPVILFPIAFHMNRSPLSWSNPRALTTLMEMRRRNNGMDRSLSFANVALSERISENPKRFYSSGRQSINDLAQLFTEIKQGKHPFFSENTQVDIFSYSIGSFLSQITIMTNPDGLFSDSKLFMFCGGGIFSSMFGESRSIMDKSAFARLLQYYMNDFSSTVKPASLSDRIYESFFSMISPDKNKAEREDFFKQLGDRIEGISLEKDRVIPYRGVVEAMGNENASSRISLLDFSFPYSHENPFPIVNSSISSEINASFNQVFGRAAQFLA; from the coding sequence ATGAACTACTCTCAACGGCAAATCGAACTCAGTGCTCAATTTCAATTGGGAATTGACACCCACCTAAGCGAATCGAATATCGACATCCGCTTCTGTTCATTTACAAGCAATAAATTCGGGTCATTGATTGATCCTGAATTAATCAGTACAGAGGACAAACATATTCGTGAAAATATGTCGTTCTCCTATCCGGTATTTATGCGCAAAGGCTCTGCTCCGGCCAACAAAGCAATATTGCTTTTGCACGGACTGAATGAGCGCAACTGGAGTAAGTACCTTACCTGGGCAGAGTATCTCTGCACGACAACAGGGAAACCGGTGATACTATTCCCCATAGCTTTTCACATGAACCGGTCACCACTGAGCTGGTCGAACCCGCGCGCACTGACAACCCTGATGGAGATGCGACGAAGAAACAACGGAATGGATCGTTCACTTAGCTTTGCTAATGTTGCGCTTAGTGAAAGAATCAGCGAAAACCCTAAACGTTTCTACAGTTCTGGTCGTCAGAGCATCAACGATCTGGCTCAGCTATTCACCGAGATAAAACAAGGCAAACATCCCTTCTTTAGCGAAAACACACAGGTTGACATTTTCTCATACTCGATAGGTTCATTTCTATCGCAAATCACCATCATGACAAATCCTGACGGGTTATTTTCCGATTCAAAACTCTTTATGTTTTGCGGTGGAGGTATTTTCAGTTCTATGTTTGGCGAATCGCGAAGCATTATGGACAAGTCGGCTTTTGCTCGCTTACTTCAGTATTATATGAATGACTTTTCGTCAACAGTCAAACCGGCTTCTTTGTCCGACAGAATCTACGAATCGTTTTTCAGTATGATTTCGCCCGACAAAAACAAAGCTGAAAGAGAAGATTTCTTTAAGCAACTGGGAGACAGAATTGAAGGAATATCGCTCGAAAAGGACAGGGTAATACCTTATCGCGGAGTGGTGGAAGCAATGGGTAACGAAAATGCCAGTTCCAGAATAAGCCTGCTCGATTTCTCTTTTCCTTATTCGCACGAAAACCCGTTTCCGATAGTGAACAGTTCCATTTCCTCCGAGATTAACGCTTCGTTTAATCAGGTATTCGGGCGTGCTGCGCAGTTTCTGGCATAA
- a CDS encoding LytTR family DNA-binding domain-containing protein: MNSKIPAYLTEKNNVIRLILFTAAFALLFINIFKPFGSRDWYKISDLKFFVFASLIVLVGMLVVVISRLIMLAYIRKNAINYWQYGLWVLAEILSMSMFYALFTKFIPEENAGRDFVEIFNDSAFHASLILLLPYAILWLYFSWREKNHMLEKLSQEEQPVEVHKKNLIAFLDEKGELKISIALENLLYVDSADNYATIHYLNKSKLSHFLIRNSLKWMEENMTTDRPLVRCHRSYIVNLDKVKVLRKTKDGIYLELDAMNTPDIPVSKTYYERVMNKFSKYSV; encoded by the coding sequence ATGAACTCCAAGATTCCTGCTTATCTGACAGAGAAGAACAATGTCATACGATTGATATTGTTTACTGCGGCTTTTGCTCTCTTGTTCATCAATATTTTCAAACCCTTCGGCTCGCGCGACTGGTATAAGATTTCTGATCTGAAGTTTTTTGTGTTTGCCAGTTTAATCGTGTTGGTGGGCATGTTGGTAGTGGTTATCAGCAGGCTTATCATGTTGGCCTATATCCGGAAAAATGCCATCAATTATTGGCAATACGGGCTGTGGGTGTTGGCAGAGATATTGTCCATGTCGATGTTCTATGCCTTGTTCACCAAGTTTATTCCCGAAGAAAATGCAGGGCGCGATTTTGTCGAGATATTCAATGACTCGGCTTTTCATGCAAGTCTTATCTTGTTGCTGCCGTACGCCATCTTGTGGTTGTACTTCTCGTGGCGCGAAAAAAATCATATGCTGGAGAAACTGTCGCAAGAAGAGCAACCTGTAGAAGTGCATAAAAAGAATCTGATTGCTTTTCTGGACGAAAAAGGCGAACTGAAGATTTCTATCGCTTTGGAGAATCTCTTGTATGTCGATTCGGCCGATAATTATGCTACCATCCATTATTTAAATAAATCCAAACTGTCTCATTTTCTTATTCGGAATTCGCTCAAGTGGATGGAAGAAAACATGACCACAGACAGACCGCTTGTACGTTGTCATCGCTCGTATATTGTCAACCTGGATAAAGTGAAGGTGCTGCGCAAAACCAAAGATGGTATTTACCTTGAACTGGACGCAATGAACACGCCTGATATTCCGGTTTCCAAAACATATTACGAGCGTGTAATGAACAAATTCTCCAAGTATTCGGTTTAA
- a CDS encoding patatin-like phospholipase family protein, which yields MNLSRLFDSKPYRIGIALSGGGIKGLCHAGVLKALEEQGIKPDIISGVSSGSVVGALYADGYTPDEIAVLFEDMRLRDMTKLRIPKGGFFKIDIFEHFLAETLRAKTFEELNIPLRVVATNLDKGVSTVFTEGKLIAPIVASCSVPVLFNPKVINGVNYVDGGVLRNFPVSTIRTDCEKVIGINASPMVADDYKTSIINIALRSYHFMFKANILHDKELCDLLIEPLDMGNYETFSVDKGREIFELGYQSARQILASRFDSQDI from the coding sequence ATGAATCTTTCTCGACTTTTCGACAGCAAGCCTTATCGTATAGGGATTGCGCTTAGTGGAGGCGGCATCAAGGGACTATGCCATGCCGGAGTGCTCAAGGCGCTCGAAGAACAAGGTATTAAACCTGACATTATTTCCGGAGTGAGTTCGGGATCTGTAGTCGGGGCATTGTATGCCGACGGATACACACCGGACGAAATTGCAGTATTGTTCGAAGATATGCGACTGAGGGATATGACTAAGCTTCGTATTCCGAAAGGGGGATTTTTTAAGATCGATATTTTTGAGCATTTCCTCGCCGAAACATTACGTGCTAAGACATTCGAGGAGCTGAACATCCCGTTGCGGGTTGTGGCCACTAACCTGGATAAAGGAGTAAGCACCGTTTTTACCGAAGGAAAACTTATAGCACCTATTGTGGCTTCGTGCAGTGTGCCGGTGCTTTTTAATCCTAAGGTCATAAACGGGGTAAATTATGTTGATGGTGGAGTGCTGAGAAATTTCCCGGTTTCGACCATTCGCACCGACTGTGAGAAAGTGATAGGGATAAATGCCAGCCCCATGGTGGCCGACGATTATAAGACCAGTATTATCAATATAGCGCTGCGTTCGTACCATTTCATGTTCAAAGCCAATATATTGCACGACAAAGAGCTGTGCGATTTGCTGATAGAGCCTCTGGATATGGGAAATTACGAAACTTTCAGCGTGGATAAAGGACGCGAGATTTTTGAATTGGGCTATCAGAGTGCCCGTCAGATTCTGGCTTCCAGATTCGATTCGCAGGACATTTAG
- a CDS encoding pyridoxal phosphate-dependent aminotransferase — translation MFPVSERLAALSPSETLAMSQKSNELKAQGFDVINLSVGEPDFNTPDHIKQAAKQAVDNNFSFYSPVPGYPALRNAICAKLKAENGLEYKPEEIVCSNGAKQSVCNVIMAIISKGDEVIVPAPYWVSYPEMVKIADGTTVEVYAGIEQDFKITPAQLEAAITPKTKAIILCSPSNPTGSVYSKEELKGLADVLAKYPNIIILSDEIYEHINYLGSHESIAQFDNVRDRVVIINGVSKGYAMTGWRLGWIAAPKWIAAACNTLQGQYTSGPCSITQKAAEAAYTGDQTCVETMRVAFERRKKLVVDLARQIPGLKTNDPQGAFYIFPDCSSFFGKSYNGRVIEKSGDLAMYLLEEGHVACVGGDAFGAPNCIRMSYATSDENLVKAFGWIKEALAKLA, via the coding sequence ATGTTTCCAGTATCAGAACGTCTGGCGGCACTTTCTCCTTCAGAAACGCTTGCCATGTCTCAAAAAAGTAATGAGCTGAAAGCTCAGGGATTCGATGTGATTAACCTCAGCGTTGGAGAACCAGACTTCAACACCCCTGACCACATAAAACAGGCAGCCAAACAGGCTGTGGATAATAACTTTTCGTTTTATTCGCCTGTACCCGGATACCCTGCTTTGCGTAATGCCATTTGTGCTAAATTAAAAGCTGAAAACGGCTTAGAGTATAAACCCGAGGAAATTGTATGTTCTAATGGAGCCAAACAATCGGTATGTAACGTGATTATGGCTATCATCAGCAAGGGCGACGAAGTTATCGTTCCGGCACCTTACTGGGTAAGTTACCCGGAGATGGTGAAAATTGCCGATGGTACTACCGTGGAAGTGTACGCAGGTATTGAACAGGACTTTAAAATTACCCCTGCACAACTCGAAGCTGCTATCACTCCTAAAACTAAAGCAATCATTCTATGCTCGCCTTCCAATCCTACCGGAAGTGTTTACAGCAAAGAAGAATTAAAAGGGCTGGCCGATGTATTGGCTAAGTACCCTAATATCATTATCCTTTCGGACGAAATTTACGAACATATCAACTACTTGGGCAGCCACGAAAGTATTGCTCAGTTCGATAACGTACGCGACCGCGTGGTGATTATCAACGGTGTGTCGAAAGGTTATGCCATGACCGGATGGCGCTTGGGCTGGATAGCTGCTCCTAAATGGATAGCTGCTGCCTGCAACACCCTGCAAGGTCAATACACTTCAGGACCTTGCTCTATCACCCAGAAAGCTGCCGAAGCGGCTTACACCGGCGACCAGACTTGTGTGGAAACCATGCGCGTAGCTTTCGAGCGTCGTAAGAAACTTGTGGTGGATTTGGCTCGTCAGATTCCGGGCTTGAAAACCAACGATCCTCAGGGAGCATTCTATATCTTCCCCGATTGCAGCTCGTTCTTTGGCAAATCGTACAACGGACGTGTTATTGAGAAATCGGGCGACCTGGCTATGTACCTGCTTGAAGAAGGCCATGTGGCTTGTGTAGGTGGCGACGCTTTTGGTGCACCTAACTGCATTCGTATGTCATACGCTACTTCGGACGAAAACCTGGTAAAAGCTTTTGGCTGGATCAAAGAAGCATTGGCTAAATTGGCGTAA
- a CDS encoding HEPN domain-containing protein — MKDSFDEESITGLVTYRIQRAKETMFEAKLLLDQDCFNASINRLYYACYYAVIALLVKNGISAQTHGGAKQMLGLHFVVTGKLSPKVSSFYSTLFEKRHSSDYDDFAFSDRETVEKLYPQALEFIETIEKLIQSK; from the coding sequence ATGAAAGACAGTTTTGATGAAGAAAGTATAACAGGATTAGTCACATACAGAATACAGAGAGCGAAAGAAACCATGTTCGAGGCAAAATTATTGCTTGATCAGGATTGTTTTAACGCCTCTATTAACCGTTTATACTATGCCTGCTATTATGCTGTAATTGCTCTTTTAGTAAAGAATGGCATTTCGGCTCAAACCCACGGTGGAGCAAAACAAATGCTGGGTTTGCACTTTGTTGTGACAGGTAAATTATCGCCTAAAGTTAGTAGCTTTTATTCAACTCTTTTCGAAAAAAGACATAGCAGTGATTATGACGATTTTGCATTTAGCGACAGAGAGACTGTTGAAAAACTCTATCCTCAGGCTCTTGAGTTTATTGAAACCATAGAGAAATTAATTCAGTCGAAATAA
- a CDS encoding nucleotidyltransferase domain-containing protein: protein MNRPEIVSQLREIIRREAPNAKVILYGSEARGDARPDSDIDLLILLDKEKVTLEDEQKITYPIYLLELNTGVLISPMVIAKNKWENRPFKTPFYLNIVNEGVEI, encoded by the coding sequence ATGAACCGTCCGGAGATTGTTAGTCAGTTGCGTGAAATTATACGCAGAGAAGCACCCAATGCCAAAGTTATACTTTATGGCTCGGAAGCTCGTGGCGATGCCCGTCCTGACAGCGATATTGATTTATTGATTCTGCTGGATAAAGAGAAAGTAACATTGGAAGACGAACAAAAAATAACATATCCTATTTATTTGTTGGAACTCAATACAGGAGTGCTGATAAGCCCGATGGTAATAGCCAAAAACAAATGGGAAAACCGACCTTTTAAAACCCCTTTTTATTTAAACATCGTGAATGAAGGAGTGGAGATATGA
- a CDS encoding HU family DNA-binding protein — MNVKYVLALKGNPGNPDAPKKYYAQTKSVGDITLKQISREIAENSSTVSDTDVLAVLNDLTKILNRHLKNGEIVRFGDFGTFQINIKSEGAESEEKFTTAMITDTKVTYRPGSDVREMLNNIKFEKL; from the coding sequence ATGAATGTAAAGTATGTATTAGCATTGAAGGGGAATCCAGGAAACCCCGATGCACCCAAAAAGTATTATGCCCAAACAAAAAGTGTAGGGGATATAACACTAAAACAAATTAGCCGCGAAATAGCCGAAAACTCTTCGACCGTGAGCGACACCGATGTACTGGCCGTATTGAACGACCTGACAAAAATTCTGAACCGACACTTGAAAAATGGTGAGATTGTACGCTTTGGCGATTTCGGTACATTTCAGATAAACATCAAGAGCGAAGGTGCCGAAAGTGAAGAAAAATTTACAACGGCTATGATAACAGACACCAAGGTAACTTACCGACCGGGCAGCGATGTACGGGAAATGTTGAACAATATCAAGTTCGAAAAACTATAA
- a CDS encoding aldo/keto reductase, translating into MTNLTFQNGDRLPVLGLGTWLSKNNDAYNAILEAIRTGYRHIDCASMYGNEKEIGLALQEAFRLGLVKREELFITSKLWNSDHAPERVEVAIRKTLADLQLDYLDLYLMHWPVAFKTGCVHVKQASEVWSLDEMPLSVTWKALEGVKKNGLSRHIGVSNFNIPKLNQLIAKAEIVPEVNQIELHPYLQQTELLAYCQAKGIVVTAYSPLGTSKLVHSEVGLTHEKVVLAVAEKHHATPAQVLLAWGMGRGTAVIPKSVNATRIADNYAALNLQLDAEDVTLINSLERNLRMALGDFCVVPGGSYTLQSIWEE; encoded by the coding sequence ATGACAAATCTTACGTTTCAGAATGGCGACCGGTTGCCTGTCCTAGGTCTGGGTACCTGGCTGTCGAAAAATAATGATGCATACAATGCTATACTCGAAGCTATCCGCACGGGCTACCGGCATATTGATTGTGCGTCGATGTATGGCAATGAAAAGGAAATAGGACTGGCACTGCAGGAGGCTTTCAGGCTCGGGTTGGTGAAAAGGGAAGAGCTTTTTATTACTTCCAAGCTCTGGAACAGCGACCATGCGCCGGAGCGGGTAGAGGTGGCTATACGCAAAACACTGGCAGACCTGCAACTGGATTACCTTGACTTGTACCTGATGCACTGGCCGGTGGCTTTTAAAACCGGATGTGTTCATGTGAAACAGGCTTCGGAGGTGTGGTCGCTGGACGAAATGCCGCTATCCGTTACCTGGAAAGCGCTTGAGGGAGTGAAAAAGAACGGACTAAGCCGCCATATCGGTGTGTCGAACTTTAATATCCCTAAGCTAAACCAGCTGATAGCCAAAGCAGAGATTGTGCCCGAAGTCAACCAGATAGAACTGCACCCTTACCTGCAACAGACCGAACTGCTTGCTTACTGTCAGGCAAAAGGGATCGTGGTGACGGCTTATTCTCCGTTGGGTACCAGCAAGCTGGTGCATAGCGAGGTAGGACTTACGCACGAAAAAGTGGTGCTCGCTGTGGCCGAAAAACATCATGCTACACCGGCTCAGGTATTGTTGGCATGGGGTATGGGACGTGGAACTGCGGTTATACCGAAGTCGGTGAATGCAACACGTATTGCTGATAATTATGCTGCGCTGAATCTGCAGCTGGATGCAGAGGATGTGACTCTTATCAACTCGCTGGAACGAAACCTGCGTATGGCATTGGGCGATTTTTGTGTGGTGCCGGGTGGAAGTTATACCTTGCAGAGTATCTGGGAGGAGTAA
- a CDS encoding PAS domain-containing protein, with translation MISDNLNNKSGHQQSLSSVFQWMPTCALIIDSNGMILEVNQQAIRFFKAATKEDFIFDKQNIRNMFIDSQRTMDMIKTISRNTDLISREILLRRFDKTISSVDMTAGALPDNPGLILIQFTESHAQSQAVLDQLSQAYKREAQRLRPYLNKPGKNLLDEIILNDMLEEILANKFIRPAKPEVVSEERLDLLTNMFPGFSNMELLLCGYLSLKMTIDDISNLTGKTPNSLRVSFHRILKKTTFANGKEFIRKLESLKHVQK, from the coding sequence ATGATTTCGGATAATCTCAACAATAAATCAGGCCATCAACAATCGCTGTCATCCGTTTTTCAATGGATGCCTACCTGTGCTTTGATTATTGACAGCAATGGGATGATTCTGGAAGTAAACCAACAAGCCATCAGGTTTTTCAAAGCCGCCACCAAAGAAGATTTCATTTTTGATAAACAAAATATCAGAAACATGTTTATCGACTCGCAGCGCACGATGGATATGATAAAAACCATCAGCCGGAATACCGACCTGATAAGCCGCGAGATATTGCTCCGACGATTCGACAAAACGATAAGCAGTGTAGATATGACTGCAGGCGCTCTACCCGACAACCCGGGGCTGATACTGATTCAGTTCACCGAGTCGCATGCACAGAGCCAGGCCGTGCTGGATCAACTGTCGCAAGCATACAAGCGCGAGGCACAACGCCTGAGACCTTACCTGAACAAACCCGGAAAGAATTTGCTCGACGAAATTATTCTCAACGATATGCTGGAAGAAATTCTCGCCAACAAATTTATACGCCCCGCCAAGCCCGAGGTAGTCAGCGAAGAAAGACTGGATTTACTCACCAACATGTTTCCCGGATTTTCGAACATGGAATTGCTCCTGTGCGGCTACTTATCGCTCAAAATGACTATCGACGATATTTCCAACCTGACGGGCAAAACCCCCAACAGCCTCCGGGTTTCTTTTCACCGCATACTGAAAAAAACCACTTTTGCCAACGGCAAAGAGTTTATACGCAAGCTAGAGTCATTAAAACACGTGCAGAAATAA